One window of the Populus trichocarpa isolate Nisqually-1 chromosome 9, P.trichocarpa_v4.1, whole genome shotgun sequence genome contains the following:
- the LOC7468629 gene encoding abscisic acid 8'-hydroxylase 2 isoform X2, which produces MQLSLSTPFAFATLRYSQVAIVMVPVLFCCFSLLLLFLQWHHPKDKRLPPGSMGWPYIGETLKLYTENPNSFFSNRQKRFGDIFKTHILGCPCVMISSPEAARIVLVTRAHLFKPTYPTSKEKMIGPEALFFHQGPYHSRLKKLVQASFLPSAIRGSVSEIEQIVLRLLPTWKSNTINTLQEMKRYAFDVAMISAFGAKQDMEMDGIKHLYRCLEKGYNSMPLDLPGTPFHKAMKREQEVIRSKIVEANRGLTWEDTRRMPLTSRVIQETLRTASILSFTFREAVQDVEFEGYFIPKGWKVLPLFRSIHHCADFFPQPEKFDPSRFEVPPRPNTYMPFGNGVHSCPGSELAKLEMLILLHHLTTTYRWQTVGDEGGIQYGPFPVPKLGLPIRVNRRNKAAIS; this is translated from the exons ATGCAACTTAGTTTATCAACACCTTTTGCTTTTGCAACTTTACGATATTCTCAGGTTGCTATTGTGATGGTACCAGTCCTGTTCTGCTGTTTTTCGCTgttgcttctttttcttcaatggCATCACCCCAAAGACAAACGCCTACCACCTGGCTCAATGGGCTGGCCTTATATTGGAGAGACACTCAAGCTATATACCGAGAATCCAAATTCCTTCTTCTCCAATAGGCAAAAACG GTTTGGAGACATATTTAAGACCCACATATTGGGATGCCCTTGTGTGATGATTTCAAGTCCAGAAGCAGCAAGAATTGTTCTAGTGACACGGGCTCATTTGTTCAAGCCTACATATCCGACCAGTAAAGAAAAGATGATAGGACCAGAGGCTCTGTTCTTTCATCAAGGGCCCTATCATTCAAGACTCAAGAAGTTGGTGCAGGCCTCTTTTTTACCCTCTGCTATAAGAGGGTCTGTCTCAGAGATCGAGCAAATTGTCCTCAGACTTCTTCCCACTTGGAAGAGTAACACTATTAATACTTTGCAAGAAATGAAGAGG TATGCTTTTGATGTGGCAATGATTTCTGCCTTTGGTGCGAAACAAGACATGGAAATGGACGGGATTAAGCATCTGTATCGGTGCCTGGAGAAGGGATATAATTCTATGCCTCTGGATTTACCAGGAACACCCTTCCACAAAGCAATGAAA AGAGAACAGGAAGTGATTAGAAGCAAAATAGTAGAGGCAAATCGAGGGCTTACGTGGGAGGATACAAGGCGCATGCCGTTGACTAGCCGG gtGATCCAAGAGACGCTAAGAACAGCAAGTATACTGTCTTTCACGTTCAGAGAAGCAGTTCAAGATGTTGAGTTTGAAGGCTACTTTATCCCCAAAGGTTGGAAGGTTCTTCCTCTCTTTAGAAGCATTCATCATTGTGCAGATTTTTTCCCTCAACCCGAGAAATTTGATCCTTCAAGATTCGAG GTGCCTCCGAGACCTAACACGTACATGCCCTTTGGCAATGGAGTGCACTCCTGTCCAGGAAGTGAGCTAGCCAAGCTTGAGATGCTCATTCTACTGCACCATCTCACAACCACTTACAG GTGGCAAACTGTGGGAGACGAGGGTGGTATACAGTATGGCCCTTTCCCTGTGCCCAAACTGGGGCTACCTATAAGGGTGAACCGCAGGAACAAAGCAGCAATATCCTGA
- the LOC7468629 gene encoding abscisic acid 8'-hydroxylase 2 isoform X1: protein MQLSLSTPFAFATLRYSQVAIVMVPVLFCCFSLLLLFLQWHHPKDKRLPPGSMGWPYIGETLKLYTENPNSFFSNRQKRFGDIFKTHILGCPCVMISSPEAARIVLVTRAHLFKPTYPTSKEKMIGPEALFFHQGPYHSRLKKLVQASFLPSAIRGSVSEIEQIVLRLLPTWKSNTINTLQEMKRYAFDVAMISAFGAKQDMEMDGIKHLYRCLEKGYNSMPLDLPGTPFHKAMKARKLLNETLRKLIQKRRQSGRREGGLLGVLLGAKDHEKLNQLSDSQIADNIIGVIFAAHDTTASVLTWILKYLHDNPDLLEAVTREQEVIRSKIVEANRGLTWEDTRRMPLTSRVIQETLRTASILSFTFREAVQDVEFEGYFIPKGWKVLPLFRSIHHCADFFPQPEKFDPSRFEVPPRPNTYMPFGNGVHSCPGSELAKLEMLILLHHLTTTYRWQTVGDEGGIQYGPFPVPKLGLPIRVNRRNKAAIS from the exons ATGCAACTTAGTTTATCAACACCTTTTGCTTTTGCAACTTTACGATATTCTCAGGTTGCTATTGTGATGGTACCAGTCCTGTTCTGCTGTTTTTCGCTgttgcttctttttcttcaatggCATCACCCCAAAGACAAACGCCTACCACCTGGCTCAATGGGCTGGCCTTATATTGGAGAGACACTCAAGCTATATACCGAGAATCCAAATTCCTTCTTCTCCAATAGGCAAAAACG GTTTGGAGACATATTTAAGACCCACATATTGGGATGCCCTTGTGTGATGATTTCAAGTCCAGAAGCAGCAAGAATTGTTCTAGTGACACGGGCTCATTTGTTCAAGCCTACATATCCGACCAGTAAAGAAAAGATGATAGGACCAGAGGCTCTGTTCTTTCATCAAGGGCCCTATCATTCAAGACTCAAGAAGTTGGTGCAGGCCTCTTTTTTACCCTCTGCTATAAGAGGGTCTGTCTCAGAGATCGAGCAAATTGTCCTCAGACTTCTTCCCACTTGGAAGAGTAACACTATTAATACTTTGCAAGAAATGAAGAGG TATGCTTTTGATGTGGCAATGATTTCTGCCTTTGGTGCGAAACAAGACATGGAAATGGACGGGATTAAGCATCTGTATCGGTGCCTGGAGAAGGGATATAATTCTATGCCTCTGGATTTACCAGGAACACCCTTCCACAAAGCAATGAAA GCAAGGAAGCTACTCAACGAGACATTGAGGAAATTGATACAGAAGAGAAGGCAAAGCGGGAGACGTGAAGGAGGATTGCTTGGAGTGTTATTAGGAGCTAAAGATCACGAAAAGCTGAATCAGCTTAGTGATTCTCAAATTGCTGATAATATAATTGGAGTGATATTTGCTGCTCATGACACGACTGCTAGTGTCCTGACATGGATCTTGAAGTACTTGCATGATAATCCAGATTTACTAGAAGCTGTCACA AGAGAACAGGAAGTGATTAGAAGCAAAATAGTAGAGGCAAATCGAGGGCTTACGTGGGAGGATACAAGGCGCATGCCGTTGACTAGCCGG gtGATCCAAGAGACGCTAAGAACAGCAAGTATACTGTCTTTCACGTTCAGAGAAGCAGTTCAAGATGTTGAGTTTGAAGGCTACTTTATCCCCAAAGGTTGGAAGGTTCTTCCTCTCTTTAGAAGCATTCATCATTGTGCAGATTTTTTCCCTCAACCCGAGAAATTTGATCCTTCAAGATTCGAG GTGCCTCCGAGACCTAACACGTACATGCCCTTTGGCAATGGAGTGCACTCCTGTCCAGGAAGTGAGCTAGCCAAGCTTGAGATGCTCATTCTACTGCACCATCTCACAACCACTTACAG GTGGCAAACTGTGGGAGACGAGGGTGGTATACAGTATGGCCCTTTCCCTGTGCCCAAACTGGGGCTACCTATAAGGGTGAACCGCAGGAACAAAGCAGCAATATCCTGA